The following are from one region of the Neurospora crassa OR74A linkage group III, whole genome shotgun sequence genome:
- a CDS encoding secreted aspartic proteinase — MLHSQNIASLGALLLLAQTSTTLAHPARHNYHHKHHTVRNIAVEHHIGVPADTSDILWSDHTAQTSSRKRGSLEDGSKGRKEDEGRTFTIRQVKNPRLERRSTTQRNGLSALLHAYAKYGVEPSPRIKRAMKLNPAFREYREELEKRGDITATVAAIPPPGNYEYVSPVEIGTPPQTVWMNIDTGSADFWVVSTDTPRYQTRGHAIYDPHTSNSSVLVPDLNWRITYADGSGAHGIVYQDRVSMDETLSFPSQVVQSATSISWDFTTDPYVSGIMGLGMSSGNTVSDSIKDVEARTGVKILTFMDNVREQLKEPVFTANLRDNAEGSYGFGFINETEYMGEVRYVDVKEDGIFWEFEVGGYLIGSEEEEEKADDDPVMMDPAQPDENPNTKQASTTIQSDQPTSMQSNPITPSPTQTAQPDTSSSSSPLLLETTNSTSTTNQKRISYPFTTIADTGTTLLLLPDRVVSDYYSTIPRAFYSPEWAGYLFPCAYTSSLPDWSFFLGSAASETTTTTSDSKAEPKPDIGPEEVEEGQEKGQEEKGFYYKGTVPGRYMNYGEVNATWCYGGMQSSEDIGFSIFGDVLLKAQLVVFDLGGMRVGFAGKELAEGVGKGEVSL; from the exons ATGCTTCACTCACAAAACATTGCCTCGTTGGgcgctctcctcctcttggccCAGACATCAACGACACTCGCTCATCCTGCCAGACACAATTACCACCACAAGCACCACACCGTCAGGAATATCGCAGTTGAACACCACATCGGAGTTCCAGCTGATACAAGTGACATACTGTGGTCGGATCACACCGCGCAGACGTCGTCGAGAAAGAGGGGAAGCCTGGAAGATGGCAGCAAGGGGCGcaaagaggatgaaggaaGGACCTTTACGATCCGCCAGGTCAAGAACCCTCGTCTCGAAAGACGAAGTACCACACAGCGCAATGGTCTGTCAGCTTTGCTTCACGCCTACGCCAAGTACGGTGTTGAGCCGTCGCCCAGGATCAAGAGGGCCATGAAGCTGAACCCGGCTTTTCGTGAATATCGGGAAGAGCTTGAGAAGA GAGGCGATATCACGGCCACAGTCGCAGCCATTCCCCCACCCGGGAACTACGAGTACGTCTCGCCTGTCGAGATCGGCACACCTCCGCAGACGGTATGGATGAACATCGACACCGGCTCTGCCGACTT cTGGGTAGTCTCCACCGACACCCCTCGCTACCAAACCCGCGGCCACGCCATCTACGACCCACACACCTCCAACAGCTCGGTCCTGGTCCCCGACCTCAATTGGCGCATCACCTACGCCGACGGCTCCGGCGCCCACGGCATCGTCTACCAAGACCGCGTCTCCATGGACGAAACGCTGTCTTTCCCCTCGCAAGTCGTGCAATCTGCCACTTCCATCTCATGGGACTTCACCACGGACCCATACGTCAGCGGGATCATGGGCTTGGGTATGTCGTCTGGTAATACGGTTAGTGACAGTATCAAGGATGTGGAGGCCAGAACGGGGGTGAAGATCTTGACGTTTATGGATAATGTGAGAGAACAGTTGAAGGAGCCGGTTTTCACCGCGAATCTGAGGGATAATGCGGAGGGAAGCTATGGGTTCGGGTTCATCAATGAGACGGAGTATATGGGCGAGGTGAGGTATGTGGATGTCAAGGAGGATGGCATCTTTTGGGAGTTTGAGGTGGGGGGCTACTTGATTgggagcgaggaggaggaggagaaggcagATGATGATCCAGTGATGATGGACCCTGCTCAGCCCGATGAAAACCCGAATACTAAGCAGGCGTCAACGACCATCCAGTCCGACCAGCCTACCTCAATGCAATCAAACCCCATCACACCTTCTCCGACCCAAACCGCCCAACCAGacacctcatcctcatcctccccccttctcctcgaaACCACAAACtcaacctccaccaccaaccaaaaACGAATCTCCTACCCCTTCACCACCATAGCCGACACAGGcaccaccctccttctcctccccgaCCGCGTCGTATCCGACTACTACTCCACCATCCCGCGCGCCTTTTACTCCCCAGAATGGGCAGGCTACCTCTTTCCCTGCGCTTACACTTCTTCTCTACCCGATTGGTCCTTTTTCCTCGGCTCCGCTGCATCTGAGACCACTACCACGACGTCTGATTCTAAAGCCGAGCCCAAACCTGATATCGGCCCGGAAGAAGTCGAAGAAGGGCAGGAAAAAGggcaggaagaaaaagggttCTACTACAAAGGCACAGTCCCCGGGCGGTACATGAACTATGGCGAAGTGAACGCAACCTGGTGCTACGGCGGGATGCAGAGCAGTGAGGACATTGGGTTTAGTATTTTTGGGGATGTGTTGCTTAAGGCGCAGTTGGTAGTGTTTGATTTGGGAGGGATGAGGGTGGGGTTCGCGGGGAAGGAGTTGGCAGAGGGGGTTGGAAAGGGGGAGGTGAGTTTGTGA